The Melospiza georgiana isolate bMelGeo1 chromosome 9, bMelGeo1.pri, whole genome shotgun sequence genome has a segment encoding these proteins:
- the LOC131087125 gene encoding pancreatic alpha-amylase: MKILLLVLAAAGLCWGQYNPNTVPKRTSIVHLFEWRWQDIAEECERYLAPNGFGGVQVSPPNENIVVTSPNRPWWERYQPISYKICSRSGNEEQFKDMVKRCNNVGVRIYVDAVVNHMCGAGGGSGTHSTCGSYFNAGNRDFPAVPYSGWDFNDGKCHTGSGEVENYNDIYQVRDCRVTGLLDLALEKDYVRSTIAEYMNRLIDMGVAGFRLDAAKHMWPGDIKAFLDKLHNLNTQWFSEGTKPFIYQEVIDLGTEPIKGSEYFGNGRVTEFKYGAKLGTVIRKWNGEKMAYLKNWGEGWGFVPSDRALVFVDNHDNQRGHGAGGASILTFWDARLYKMAVGFMLAHPYGVTRVMSSFRWPRYFQNGKDVNDWYGPPSNSDGSTKSVTINPDTTCGNDWVCEHRWRQIRNMVIFRNVVDGEPFSNWWDNGSNQVAFGRGNKGFIIFNNDDWNMNVNVQTGLPAGTYCDVISGQKENNRCTGKQVFVSGDGMANFQINTDAEDPFIAIHVDAKL, from the exons ATGAAGATCCTTCTCCTCGTCCTCgcagctgcagggctttgcTGGGGGCAGTACAACCCCAACACTGTCCCAAAGAGAACCTCTATAGTGCATCTCTTTGAATGGCGCTGGCAGGACATTGCTGAGGAGTGTGAACGCTACTTAGCTCCTAATGGATTTGGAGGAGTTCAG GTTTCACCtccaaatgaaaatattgtcGTTACTAGCCCAAACAGACCCTGGTGGGAAAGATACCAGCCCATTAGCTACAAGATCTGCTCTCGATCAGGAAATGAAGAGCAATTCAAAGACATGGTGAAGAGATGCAACAATGTTGGA GTTCGTATCTATGTGGATGCTGTCGTCAACCATATGtgtggggctggaggtggcTCAGGCACACATTCTACCTGTGGAAGCTATTTTAATGCTGGAAACAGAGATTTTCCAGCTGTGCCATACTCTGGCTGGGATTTCAATGATGGCAAATGTCACACTGGGAGTGGAGAAGTTGAAAATTATAATGACATCTATCAG GTACGGGACTGCCGTGTGACTGGCCTTCTGGATCTGGCCCTGGAGAAGGACTATGTGCGCTCAACGATTGCAGAGTACATGAACCGTCTCATTGACATGGGTGTAGCAGGATTCCGACTTGATGCTGCCAAGCACATGTGGCCTGGGGACATTAAAGCATTTCTGGACAAACTGCATAATTTAAACACTCAATGGTTTTCTGAAGGAACTAAACCTTTCATTTATCAGGAG GTGATTGACTTGGGTACAGAGCCCATCAAAGGCAGCGAGTACTTTGGAAATGGCCGAGTGACAGAATTCAAGTACGGTGCCAAACTGGGGACAGTGATCCGCAAGTGGAATGGAGAAAAGATGGCCTACTTAAA GAACTGGGGAGAAGGCTGGGGCTTTGTGCCTTCTGACAGAGCCCTGGTCTTTGTGGATAATCACGACAACCAGAGAGGACACGGGGCTGGTGGAGCTTCTATTCTGACCTTCTGGGATGCCAG GCTCTATAAAATGGCAGTTGGTTTCATGCTTGCCCATCCGTACGGTGTCACACGTGTGATGTCAAGTTTCCGTTGGCCAAGATATTTTCAAAATGGAAAG GACGTCAATGACTGGTATGGGCCCCCAAGTAACTCAGACGGCTCCACAAAGTCCGTTACAATCAATCCAGACACGACCTGTGGCAACGACTGGGTTTGTGAACATCGCTGGCGTCAGATCAG GAACATGGTTATCTTCCGTAACGTGGTGGATGGTGAGCCTTTCTCCAACTGGTGGGACAATGGCAGCAATCAAGTGGCTTTTGGCCGTGGTAATAAAGGCTTCATCATCTTCAACAATGACGACTG GAATATGAATGTCAATGTGCAAACTGGACTGCCTGCTGGTACCTACTGTGATGTTATTTCTGGACAAAAGGAGAACAACCGATGTACTGGAAAGCAGGTGTTTGTTTCTGGTGATGGAATGGCTAATTTCCAGATTAATACTGATGCTGAAGATCCGTTTATTGCAATTCATGTTGATGCCAAGTTATAA
- the LOC131087126 gene encoding pancreatic alpha-amylase-like, translating to MGIYFLLLVVGLCWGQYNPNTVPKRTSIVHLFEWRWQDIAEECERYLAPNGFGGVQISPPNENVIITDPQQPWWERYQPVSYKLCTRSGNETEFRDMVTRCNNVGVHIYVDAVINHMCGANAGAGDHATCGSYFNAKTEDFPAVPYSGWDFNDHKCKSRSGNIEDYHDISQVRDCRLVSLLDLALDREHVRSSVAAYLNRLIGLGVAGFRIDAAKHMWPADVKAILDKLEDLNTQWFPAGTKPFIYQEVIDLGGEPIKGSEYFGNGRVTEFKYGAKLGTVIRKWNGEKMAYLKNWGEGWGFVPSDRALVFVDNHDNQRGHGAGGASILTFWDARLYKMAVGFMLAHPYGVTRVMSSFRWPRYFQNGKDVNDWYGPPSNSDGSTKSVTINPDTTCGNDWVCEHRWRQIRNMVIFRNVVDGEPFSNWWDNGSNQVAFGRGNKGFIIFNNDDWSLNVSLQTGLPAGTYCDIISGQKEGDLCTAVEVHVAADGMANFLIGNEDQDPFIAIHVDAKL from the exons ATGGGGATCTATTTTCTGCTGTTAGTTGTAGGGCTTTGCTGGGGGCAGTACAACCCCAACACTGTCCCAAAGAGAACCTCTATAGTGCATCTCTTTGAATGGCGCTGGCAGGACATTGCTGAGGAGTGTGAACGCTACTTAGCTCCTAATGGATTTGGGGGAGTCCAG atttcacctccaaacGAAAATGTTATCATTACTGACCCCCAGCAACCATGGTGGGAAAGATACCAGCCTGTCAGCTACAAGCTGTGCACAAGGTCTGGAAATGAAACTGAATTTAGAGACATGGTGACCCGGTGCAACAATGTTGGA GTGCACATTTATGTGGATGCAGTAATCAACCATATGTGTGGAGCCAATGCTGGGGCTGGTGACCATGCTACTTGTGGAAGCTATTTCAATGCAAAGACTGAAGatttcccagctgtgccctaTTCTGGCTGGGACTTTAATGATCATAAATGTAAATCTAGAAGTGGAAACATTGAGGATTATCATGATATATCTCAG GTGCGGGACTGCCGCCTGGTCAGCCTGCTGGACCTGGCCCTGGACAGGGAGCATGTGCGCTCCAGCGTTGCCGCGTACCTGAACCGGCTCATCGGCCTGGGCGTCGCGGGCTTCCGCATCGACGCTGCCAAGCACATGTGGCCTGCCGACGTCAAGGCCATTTTAGACAAGCTGGAAGATCTAAATACTCAGTGGTTTCCTGCAGGAACTAAACCTTTCATTTACCAAGAg GTAATTGACTTGGGTGGAGAGCCCATCAAAGGCAGCGAGTACTTTGGAAATGGCCGAGTGACAGAGTTCAAGTACGGTGCCAAACTGGGGACAGTGATCCGCAAGTGGAATGGAGAAAAGATGGCCTACTTAAA GAACTGGGGAGAAGGCTGGGGCTTTGTGCCTTCTGACAGAGCCCTGGTCTTTGTGGATAATCACGACAACCAGAGAGGACACGGGGCTGGTGGAGCTTCTATTCTGACCTTCTGGGATGCCAG GCTCTATAAAATGGCAGTTGGTTTCATGCTTGCCCATCCGTATGGCGTCACGCGTGTGATGTCAAGTTTTCGTTGGCCAAGATATTTTCAAAATGGAAAG GACGTCAATGACTGGTATGGGCCCCCAAGTAACTCAGATGGCTCCACAAAGTCCGTTACAATCAATCCAGACACGACCTGTGGCAACGACTGGGTTTGTGAACATCGCTGGCGTCAGATCAG GAACATGGTTATCTTCCGTAACGTGGTGGATGGTGAGCCTTTCTCCAACTGGTGGGACAATGGCAGCAATCAAGTGGCTTTTGGCCGTGGTAATAAAGGCTTCATCATCTTCAATAATGATGATTG gtCCTTGAATGTATCTCTGCAAACCGGTCTGCCTGCTGGCACTTACTGTGATATCATTTCTGGGCAAAAGGAAGGTGACTTGTGTACAGCAGTTGAAGTTCATGTTGCTGCTGATGGCATGGCTAATTTCCTAATTGGGAATGAAGACCAAGACCCATTTATTGCCATTCACGTTGATGCTAAATTGTAA